A part of Terriglobus roseus genomic DNA contains:
- a CDS encoding carboxypeptidase-like regulatory domain-containing protein: MKQSTLQSGMLLTLAALACSPLADAQSRRVVDAAGSGLLTGVIRDAEGVPQMGALVEAILPDTGLVASAVTDSRGRYHLNLRPGQYKIKATAALLMPAVRQHLVLARGGRTVVDMTLSTLLAPSGWIPASRRTVNEPSDDWMWTLRSSASRPMLRYADEKTYKVETNDDGQLSVSSSQQESRRGATGGSVSLKASDGGFGRGGSHQVLVLTRVDDHGSGSVLRADLSGPRTPYPVSPSADVSVGFQRRTMLNGYARTVLSYSGHPELTSGVGQTGLQGAVLRSAERMELGDMIRVDVGSVLREVNLSGNAVAMEPFLRVQAHGPGGLMLAYGMTRSRGTESIEDLDRVQAPLPVAVMRKGHLRMETGSHHALSAAKKIRGEGVIEVALYQDSLQNPLISGIGTLAVAEIPAEGFIADPTTGTYRVVGRDYSSGGVRVSFRQPVTHSLSLGAEVATGRALRAAFVQQQGSLNDVLAGLSPDRMYAGTAFADGKILRTGTTLRASYRWQPARTLTAVDAYRVGDDGAYLSCSVRQSLARLPGLPQGLEAVVDLQNLLAEGYQPYLSTDGQTLYLAQTPRALQAGLTFTF, from the coding sequence GTGAAGCAGTCGACGTTGCAATCCGGAATGCTCCTTACGCTGGCAGCGCTGGCGTGTTCGCCATTGGCGGATGCGCAGTCACGACGCGTGGTGGATGCAGCGGGAAGCGGCCTGCTCACTGGCGTAATCCGTGATGCAGAAGGTGTTCCGCAGATGGGCGCGCTTGTTGAGGCGATCCTGCCGGACACCGGCCTGGTGGCTTCTGCCGTAACCGATTCGCGTGGACGTTACCATCTGAATCTGCGTCCGGGACAGTACAAGATCAAAGCAACTGCAGCATTGCTGATGCCTGCGGTTCGACAGCATTTAGTTCTGGCGCGCGGCGGACGCACCGTTGTGGACATGACGCTGTCCACGTTGTTGGCTCCCAGCGGTTGGATTCCCGCCTCGCGTCGCACCGTGAATGAACCGAGCGATGACTGGATGTGGACGCTGCGTTCCTCGGCAAGCCGTCCCATGCTGCGATACGCGGATGAGAAGACCTATAAGGTCGAAACAAACGATGATGGCCAGTTAAGTGTCTCCTCAAGCCAGCAGGAAAGCCGCCGTGGTGCAACGGGCGGAAGCGTTTCTTTGAAAGCCAGCGACGGCGGATTTGGTCGTGGCGGTAGCCACCAGGTACTGGTGCTGACACGTGTTGACGATCATGGCAGCGGCTCCGTCTTGCGTGCTGACCTGTCCGGGCCAAGAACCCCCTATCCTGTTTCCCCATCTGCCGATGTGAGTGTTGGGTTCCAGCGCCGCACGATGCTGAACGGATACGCACGCACGGTCCTAAGCTATAGCGGTCATCCTGAGTTGACTTCCGGTGTTGGACAGACTGGCCTGCAGGGAGCCGTGCTTCGTTCTGCGGAACGGATGGAGCTGGGCGACATGATCCGCGTGGACGTGGGGTCCGTTCTGCGCGAAGTGAATTTGAGCGGCAATGCGGTGGCTATGGAGCCGTTTCTGCGCGTACAGGCACATGGTCCCGGCGGTCTGATGCTTGCGTACGGGATGACACGGTCGCGTGGCACGGAATCGATTGAAGATCTGGATCGTGTGCAGGCGCCGCTTCCGGTTGCCGTGATGCGTAAGGGCCATCTCCGCATGGAAACGGGAAGTCATCACGCATTGTCTGCTGCAAAGAAAATTCGTGGCGAAGGCGTGATCGAAGTGGCGCTGTACCAGGATTCATTGCAGAATCCGTTGATCAGTGGCATTGGAACGTTGGCCGTTGCAGAGATTCCAGCAGAAGGTTTCATTGCCGACCCAACGACCGGAACGTATCGTGTAGTGGGCAGAGACTACTCCAGCGGCGGAGTACGTGTCTCATTCCGTCAACCTGTGACGCATAGCTTGAGCCTCGGAGCAGAAGTTGCAACGGGACGTGCTTTGCGCGCAGCCTTTGTGCAGCAGCAGGGAAGTTTGAACGACGTTCTCGCGGGACTTTCGCCGGATCGCATGTATGCCGGAACAGCTTTTGCCGATGGAAAGATTCTGCGTACAGGCACAACACTGCGGGCGTCTTATCGCTGGCAGCCAGCACGAACGCTGACGGCCGTGGATGCTTATCGCGTGGGTGATGATGGAGCTTATCTCTCGTGCTCCGTGCGTCAATCACTGGCACGTTTGCCGGGATTGCCACAAGGATTGGAAGCAGTCGTGGATCTGCAGAATCTACTGGCGGAAGGATACCAACCGTACCTCTCCACCGATGGGCAAACGCTTTATTTAGCGCAGACACCGCGCGCTTTGCAGGCCGGGCTGACGTTCACCTTCTAA